A window of the Dyadobacter pollutisoli genome harbors these coding sequences:
- the rlmN gene encoding 23S rRNA (adenine(2503)-C(2))-methyltransferase RlmN has product MTEIQNKQDIRKLSIDQIKTWMTNHGEKAFRAKQIHEWIWKKSAHSFDEMTNLSLATRQLMNDNFLIHSMGVAKQQQSNDGTIKSAFKLFDGNLVEGVLIPATDRMTACVSSQVGCSLTCKFCATGYMDRKRNLEAGEIYDQVVAIARQAEASFNAPLTNIVYMGMGEPLLNYANVLQSIEHITSPEGLNMSPKRITVSTAGIAKMIKKLGDDEVRFRLALSLHAANDEKRNQIMPINESNSLDNLAEALNYFYKKTGNRITFEYIVFNNFNDTLQDAKELWEFTKRVPARVNIIEYNPIAEADFKNTEADRLDKFAAYLEDRGVSVHVRRSRGKDIDAACGQLANKETA; this is encoded by the coding sequence ATGACCGAAATACAGAATAAGCAGGACATCCGGAAATTAAGCATTGACCAGATCAAAACCTGGATGACTAATCATGGAGAAAAAGCTTTCAGGGCGAAGCAGATTCACGAATGGATCTGGAAGAAATCAGCCCATTCATTTGATGAAATGACCAACCTGTCACTGGCCACCCGCCAGCTGATGAACGATAACTTTCTGATACATTCAATGGGCGTTGCTAAGCAGCAGCAAAGCAACGATGGTACCATTAAATCAGCATTCAAACTTTTTGACGGAAACCTGGTAGAAGGCGTCTTGATACCCGCTACCGACCGGATGACAGCCTGTGTAAGCAGCCAGGTAGGATGTTCGCTAACCTGCAAATTCTGCGCGACGGGGTATATGGACCGCAAGCGTAACCTGGAAGCAGGCGAGATTTACGACCAGGTAGTAGCCATTGCACGCCAGGCGGAAGCTAGTTTTAATGCCCCCCTCACCAACATTGTTTACATGGGAATGGGCGAGCCGTTACTAAACTATGCCAATGTGCTGCAATCCATTGAACACATTACTTCGCCCGAAGGACTGAATATGTCACCCAAGCGTATCACGGTTTCTACCGCCGGTATTGCCAAAATGATCAAAAAACTGGGCGACGACGAGGTTCGTTTCCGTTTGGCGCTTTCTCTGCATGCCGCTAATGATGAAAAAAGGAACCAGATCATGCCCATCAATGAATCCAATTCGCTGGATAACCTGGCTGAGGCGCTGAATTACTTTTACAAAAAGACAGGCAACCGCATTACCTTCGAATACATTGTTTTCAATAATTTCAATGATACCCTGCAGGATGCGAAAGAACTTTGGGAATTCACCAAACGTGTTCCGGCCCGTGTCAACATCATTGAGTACAATCCTATCGCAGAAGCCGACTTTAAAAACACAGAGGCTGACCGTCTTGATAAATTTGCCGCTTATCTGGAAGATAGAGGGGTTTCGGTACATGTACGCCGCAGCCGTGGTAAGGATATTGACGCAGCTTGCGGGCAACTGGCGAACAAAGAAACTGCATAA
- a CDS encoding inorganic phosphate transporter yields the protein MFGLETDIFLLLAFSILAACAFEFVNGFHDTANAVATVIYTNSLKPNVAVMWSGFMNFCGVFLGGIAVAMGIVNLLPVELLIDQNVYHSAAMVFSLLFSAIIWNLGTWYFGLPSSSSHTLIGSILGVGLAFTFMPENSAGAGVNWSKAQELFTSLLTSPIFGFALAIIIMFILRRVLDKPLREVVFSEPKKNQAPPIWIRAILITTCTLVSFFHGSNDGQKGVGLVMLILIGIVPAHFALDNSINPVDMKADLIGIETAVNSIDSSRLSVSDRQHLFTIRKEAETLNAQISKPLVDKKLPLEDRMNARRSLLLISRNLKTILDNGQANLNVTDKAFLKKQASSETGIRRYTDYAPDWVILMISLSLGLGTMVGWKRIVVTIGEKIGKQHLTYAQGASAELVAASTIGVSSYLGLPVSTTHVLSSGIAGSMVASKGVKNLQGGTIRNIVIAWVLTLPVTMVLSGTLYVFFRWIL from the coding sequence ATGTTTGGTCTTGAAACCGACATTTTTCTCCTCCTCGCTTTCAGTATTTTAGCGGCCTGTGCATTCGAATTTGTAAATGGTTTTCACGATACTGCCAACGCAGTTGCCACAGTAATTTATACCAATTCATTAAAACCGAATGTGGCCGTAATGTGGTCAGGTTTTATGAACTTCTGCGGTGTGTTTCTGGGTGGTATTGCCGTTGCAATGGGTATTGTCAACCTGTTACCCGTCGAATTGCTCATTGATCAGAACGTTTACCATAGTGCGGCTATGGTCTTCTCATTATTATTCAGCGCGATTATCTGGAACCTGGGAACCTGGTATTTTGGACTTCCCAGTTCAAGCTCACATACATTGATCGGCTCCATTTTGGGAGTTGGTCTGGCATTTACATTTATGCCCGAAAATTCCGCCGGAGCGGGGGTTAACTGGTCCAAGGCACAGGAGTTATTCACTTCGCTGCTGACTTCGCCGATCTTCGGTTTCGCACTGGCTATCATCATCATGTTTATCCTTCGCCGGGTGCTCGACAAGCCTTTGCGTGAAGTGGTGTTTAGCGAACCCAAAAAAAACCAGGCACCACCTATCTGGATCAGGGCTATCCTGATCACTACTTGTACATTGGTAAGTTTCTTCCACGGATCTAACGACGGTCAAAAAGGAGTGGGGCTTGTCATGCTCATTCTGATCGGTATTGTCCCTGCACATTTTGCACTGGATAACAGCATCAATCCAGTGGACATGAAAGCAGACCTGATTGGCATTGAAACAGCTGTTAACAGCATTGATTCCAGCCGACTATCAGTTTCGGACAGACAACATTTGTTTACAATCAGAAAAGAGGCCGAAACCTTGAATGCACAGATCAGCAAACCTTTGGTCGATAAGAAATTGCCGCTGGAAGACAGAATGAACGCACGCCGCTCATTATTGCTGATCAGCCGTAACCTAAAAACGATCCTGGATAACGGACAGGCTAACCTGAATGTGACAGACAAGGCATTTTTGAAAAAACAGGCATCTAGCGAAACGGGTATCCGCCGCTACACTGATTATGCACCTGACTGGGTTATTTTAATGATCTCACTCTCACTGGGCCTTGGTACCATGGTAGGTTGGAAGCGGATTGTGGTGACGATCGGCGAAAAAATTGGTAAGCAACACCTTACCTATGCGCAAGGTGCTTCTGCTGAATTGGTTGCAGCCAGTACCATTGGGGTTTCATCGTATCTGGGGCTTCCGGTAAGTACCACTCACGTACTTTCTTCGGGTATTGCAGGATCAATGGTGGCAAGCAAAGGTGTTAAAAACTTGCAGGGAGGTACCATCCGGAATATCGTGATCGCCTGGGTATTAACATTGCCTGTTACGATGGTCCTATCGGGTACGCTTTATGTATTCTTCCGCTGGATTCTGTAA
- the nadA gene encoding quinolinate synthase NadA, which translates to MTTIEEQVNRYGYVTETIAEDIDLIAEINRLKKEKNAVILAHYYVNEQIQDLADYIGDSLGLSQQAAATEADMIIFCGVHFMGETAKILSPNKKVVIPDLNAGCSLADSAPADKFAAFKAQYPDHIVISYINCSAEIKALTDIVCTSSNALQIVDSLPKDQKIIFAPDANLGRYVAHKTGREMVLWDGACIVHIDISREKLKQLRDENPDALLIAHPECKEDILMQADFVSSTTGLLKFVKESEHEKFIVATEAGILHKMKQSVPHKKLIPAPGSDNNTCACSECPYMKMNTLEKVYNALYYEQPEIFVPEDIRLKAYESVARMLELSKGI; encoded by the coding sequence ATGACAACTATTGAAGAGCAGGTAAACCGTTACGGATATGTAACCGAAACGATCGCTGAGGATATTGATTTAATTGCTGAAATAAATCGGTTAAAGAAAGAAAAGAATGCAGTGATCCTTGCACACTATTATGTGAACGAGCAGATTCAGGATCTGGCAGATTACATTGGGGACAGTCTTGGGCTTTCGCAGCAGGCAGCGGCGACTGAGGCGGACATGATCATTTTTTGTGGGGTACATTTTATGGGGGAAACTGCGAAGATTCTCAGTCCCAATAAAAAAGTAGTCATTCCGGACCTGAATGCAGGTTGCTCACTTGCTGACTCTGCTCCTGCCGATAAATTTGCTGCATTTAAAGCCCAATATCCGGATCATATTGTGATCAGCTACATTAACTGTTCTGCGGAAATTAAGGCATTGACTGACATTGTCTGTACCTCGTCCAATGCATTGCAGATCGTAGATAGTCTTCCCAAGGATCAGAAGATCATTTTTGCGCCTGACGCTAACCTGGGCAGGTATGTAGCTCATAAAACAGGCCGTGAAATGGTATTGTGGGATGGCGCGTGCATTGTCCACATTGATATATCAAGAGAAAAACTGAAACAACTCCGCGATGAAAATCCGGACGCATTGCTCATTGCCCACCCGGAATGCAAAGAAGACATTCTGATGCAGGCGGATTTTGTAAGCTCCACTACGGGTCTTTTGAAGTTTGTGAAAGAGTCGGAACATGAGAAATTCATCGTAGCGACAGAGGCTGGTATCCTGCACAAAATGAAGCAATCGGTACCTCACAAAAAACTAATCCCCGCCCCAGGCTCCGACAATAATACCTGTGCTTGCTCCGAATGTCCTTACATGAAGATGAACACATTGGAAAAAGTGTATAACGCCCTGTACTATGAGCAGCCGGAGATTTTTGTTCCTGAGGATATCAGACTAAAAGCTTACGAGTCCGTGGCACGAATGCTTGAATTGAGTAAGGGAATATAG
- the nadB gene encoding L-aspartate oxidase, with protein sequence MPQFDFLIIGSGIAGLSYAAKLARHFDGLKQEISIAVITKVQADETNTKYAQGGIAVVWAESDSFEKHIQDTMDAGDEVNKRNVVEIVVREAPERIQELIDYGTRFDKELGGEYDLAKEGGHSDHRILHFKDITGAEIERALLEEVNRHQSIQIFTHYYAVELITQHHLGETVYRYREDIKCFGAYVLNRQTGEVEKFLAKTTMLATGGIGNIYQSTTNPTIATGDGIAMAYRAKGICDNMEFIQFHPTSFYQPGQKPSFLISEAVRGFGGILKRADGSTFMENYDSRLSLAPRDIVARAIDSEMKKNGVDHVYLDVRHCDYEKFLEHFPNITEYCLQQGIDVRKDMIPVVPAQHYLCGGVKVNEWGKTNINFLYAVGECACTGLHGSNRLASNSLLEAVVFGHRAYESTVADFEAAVTPDNIPEWDDSGTTHPEEQVLVTEMTRELNSIMSNYVGIVRTDRRMKRAYDRLELLHEEHEQLYRESKVSVAICELRNMISVSYLIIKMAMARRENIGLHYNSDHV encoded by the coding sequence ATGCCCCAATTTGATTTTCTGATTATTGGTTCGGGAATTGCCGGACTTAGCTATGCTGCTAAACTGGCCCGGCACTTTGATGGATTGAAGCAAGAAATTTCAATAGCTGTCATTACCAAAGTTCAGGCCGATGAAACCAACACCAAGTATGCCCAGGGAGGCATAGCGGTAGTTTGGGCAGAATCAGATTCATTTGAAAAGCATATCCAGGATACAATGGATGCGGGCGATGAGGTCAACAAGCGCAATGTCGTTGAGATCGTAGTAAGGGAAGCGCCTGAGCGAATCCAGGAATTGATCGATTATGGAACCCGGTTTGACAAGGAACTGGGAGGAGAATACGATCTGGCCAAAGAAGGCGGACATTCGGATCACCGGATTTTACATTTCAAAGACATTACCGGCGCTGAAATTGAACGGGCGTTGCTGGAAGAAGTCAACAGACATCAAAGCATTCAGATATTTACACATTACTATGCCGTAGAACTGATCACGCAACACCACTTGGGCGAAACAGTGTACCGCTACCGGGAGGATATCAAATGTTTCGGAGCTTATGTGCTGAACAGACAAACTGGCGAGGTAGAGAAATTTCTTGCTAAAACCACTATGCTCGCTACCGGCGGCATTGGCAACATTTATCAGAGTACTACCAATCCAACCATTGCAACCGGCGATGGTATTGCTATGGCTTATCGCGCGAAAGGAATTTGTGATAACATGGAATTCATCCAGTTTCATCCCACCAGCTTTTACCAACCCGGTCAAAAACCGTCTTTCCTGATTTCGGAAGCGGTCCGTGGCTTCGGTGGGATTTTGAAAAGGGCCGACGGGAGCACATTCATGGAAAACTATGATAGCAGGCTTTCTCTCGCCCCCCGCGATATCGTTGCAAGGGCGATTGACTCCGAAATGAAGAAAAACGGGGTTGATCACGTTTATCTGGACGTTCGTCATTGTGATTATGAAAAATTCCTGGAACACTTCCCAAATATCACTGAGTACTGCCTGCAACAAGGGATTGACGTACGAAAAGATATGATCCCAGTAGTTCCGGCGCAACATTATTTGTGTGGTGGTGTGAAGGTAAATGAGTGGGGGAAAACTAATATCAATTTTCTATATGCGGTAGGAGAATGTGCCTGTACGGGCCTGCACGGATCAAACCGTTTAGCTTCTAATTCATTGCTGGAAGCAGTGGTGTTTGGTCACCGTGCTTATGAAAGTACTGTTGCAGATTTCGAAGCCGCTGTAACGCCTGACAACATTCCTGAATGGGATGATTCGGGTACGACACATCCCGAAGAACAGGTTCTCGTCACTGAGATGACACGGGAGCTCAATAGTATCATGTCAAATTATGTGGGTATCGTACGCACCGATCGCAGGATGAAAAGGGCTTATGATCGTTTGGAACTGCTGCATGAAGAGCACGAGCAGCTTTATCGTGAATCAAAAGTGTCGGTTGCCATCTGCGAGCTGCGGAATATGATCTCAGTTTCTTACCTGATCATTAAAATGGCAATGGCCCGACGCGAGAACATCGGGCTGCACTACAATTCAGATCATGTCTAG
- a CDS encoding vanadium-dependent haloperoxidase: MKFRLLSFVLLVTIYGCKKNVSQEEYNSKAADPKLFHETTTHLTDVIIHDIFKPPVASRIYGYSFLAAYEALVPGYPEYQSLGGQLVKFEAPLKPDSSLAYCFPLASIKAFSVVGRTLTFSGNMWDAYEKGLFEKYQDMGIPEDVYNRSIAYGDSVAKHVLAYASKDHYKEIRGYRYTVTNLPGTWVPTPPAYADACEPMWNTVRTFALDSVTQFRCPPPAKYDLSKNSKFMQLTMEVYNIGNKLTEEQKATAFFWDDNAFVTNVVGHAMFANKKMTPAGHWLAIVKTVTTDKKLNLMQATEAYTLGALSIYDAFVACWDEKYRTVRIRPETVINNNWDPNWRPFLETPAFPEYVSGHSSISAACGTILTHLMGANVAFTDTTEKKYGRGVKSFKSFEEAYWDASISRVYGGIHYRDGVEEGTHLGEKIGENVWQRAVTRKNRETVARN; this comes from the coding sequence ATGAAATTCCGTTTACTCTCCTTCGTATTGCTTGTGACAATTTATGGTTGCAAGAAAAATGTGTCTCAGGAAGAATATAATTCCAAAGCCGCTGATCCGAAACTCTTCCACGAAACCACTACCCACCTGACGGATGTCATTATACATGATATTTTTAAACCGCCTGTGGCTAGCAGGATTTACGGATATTCCTTTCTGGCGGCTTACGAAGCGCTGGTACCGGGCTATCCCGAATACCAATCGCTTGGTGGTCAACTGGTGAAATTCGAAGCCCCGCTTAAACCGGATTCATCACTCGCTTACTGTTTTCCGCTGGCTAGTATAAAGGCTTTCAGCGTAGTAGGACGGACGCTTACGTTTTCCGGCAATATGTGGGACGCCTATGAAAAAGGCCTGTTTGAAAAGTACCAGGATATGGGCATTCCTGAAGACGTCTATAACCGCTCGATCGCCTATGGTGATTCTGTTGCGAAACATGTGCTCGCTTATGCTTCCAAAGATCATTACAAGGAAATACGCGGTTATCGCTACACGGTTACAAATTTGCCAGGAACCTGGGTACCAACTCCTCCTGCATACGCGGACGCCTGTGAACCTATGTGGAACACTGTAAGAACGTTCGCATTGGATTCGGTGACGCAATTCCGCTGCCCACCACCAGCGAAATACGACCTCAGCAAGAATAGCAAGTTTATGCAGCTTACAATGGAAGTGTACAACATTGGCAACAAACTGACCGAGGAGCAAAAGGCTACTGCTTTTTTCTGGGACGACAATGCTTTCGTCACCAATGTAGTGGGCCATGCCATGTTTGCCAATAAAAAAATGACCCCTGCCGGCCACTGGCTAGCTATTGTCAAAACGGTTACCACCGACAAAAAGCTGAATCTTATGCAGGCAACCGAAGCATATACACTGGGTGCATTGTCGATATATGACGCATTTGTCGCTTGCTGGGACGAGAAATACAGGACTGTACGTATCCGCCCGGAAACGGTTATCAATAACAACTGGGACCCAAATTGGCGACCATTCCTCGAAACGCCCGCATTCCCAGAATACGTGAGCGGACATAGTTCCATATCAGCAGCCTGCGGTACTATACTCACGCATTTGATGGGCGCGAATGTTGCTTTCACTGATACTACCGAAAAGAAATACGGTAGAGGGGTGAAATCATTTAAATCGTTCGAGGAGGCTTATTGGGACGCTTCCATCAGCAGGGTATATGGCGGTATCCACTACCGCGACGGCGTTGAGGAAGGGACCCATCTTGGCGAGAAGATTGGAGAAAACGTTTGGCAAAGAGCCGTTACCAGAAAAAATAGAGAAACAGTCGCCCGAAACTAG
- a CDS encoding SusC/RagA family TonB-linked outer membrane protein: protein MGAFAQNAIKGKIKDEQGQSLPGVSVVVKGTTAGTVSDNEGNYTVNADRNSTLVFSFIGYLTQEIAIGSKNSLDVTLAADTKALEEVVVVGYGTAKKATLTGSVTAVKGAELQKAPAANLSNTLGGRLPGVSTVQSSGEPGYDGSAIRIRGTNSLGNSNALIVVDGVPNRSGGLDRINPADIESISVLKDAAAAIYGSRAGNGVILITTKRGKTGKPQLSYDMNFGLSQPTRTPEMSNASEYATIRNELQIYDNLPVGEWQGALTGFNTTGSYKRVDNGNVINAVFSPDDMKKFADGTDPFLHPNTDWYGSVLRNWAPQQRHNVQLTGGSENIKYLASLGHINQDGYYVNSATGYKQYDMRINLDTKINKYVTANLGLTLREEFRHFPSGGNGAGAIFRMLMRGKPTEIAIWPDGRPGPDIENGQNPAVITTNTTGYNNDKRDYIQTNGGLEIQIPGITGLKVNVMAALDKQHRRQKNFETPWTLYFWDKKTYEADGKTPFLTGTVRSTFKDPRLTESSSQELSVQLTGQVSYEKTFGGHNFNVMGGIQREKVDGDGFFAFRRYFISPVVDQLFAGGTAEQNIGNIDLFRRARLSYFGRAGYNFKEKYLAEFLWRVDGSYVFPKQGRFGFFPGVSAGWRISEEGFWKNSVSRYVNNVKIRGSWGQMGAEPYFLGTESLAEYQYLSTMGFGSYIINDQVAKTLLESRVANNSFTWEVANNSNFGIEGTLLNDKLAFEFDYFVNNRSNILIPKVGSTPSSAGIDGKLPPQNLGKLQNKGWEFKVSYDNNIDDFTYSVSVNGGYAKNKIKFWDETPGAPSYQRSTGMPYGSFLVYQFDGVFKDQGEVDANKLDYSPITGNLRPGDMKFQDINGDGKISADDRIRSEKVQRPWFTGGASINLGYKSFDLSVLMQGTLGGLQLVGLTESGDIGNYLKYDYDHRWTIDNPTNDYPRLTNRNNRYYTNTGQAGFNNYFLKSNNYLRVKNIELGYNLPSEIGSKIGLGSFRVYVNGLNLFTFDKIKVWDPEATTNSGQYYPQSRVINAGIRVAF from the coding sequence ATGGGCGCATTCGCACAGAATGCAATCAAGGGGAAGATCAAAGACGAACAAGGACAGTCGCTGCCTGGCGTTAGTGTTGTCGTTAAAGGCACCACCGCAGGTACTGTTTCGGATAATGAAGGAAATTATACCGTTAACGCCGACAGAAACTCTACGCTTGTATTTTCATTTATCGGATACCTGACGCAGGAGATCGCGATAGGAAGCAAAAATAGCCTGGACGTAACACTTGCTGCTGATACGAAGGCATTGGAAGAGGTTGTCGTGGTGGGTTACGGTACTGCTAAAAAAGCTACACTGACTGGATCAGTAACAGCTGTAAAAGGTGCTGAACTTCAAAAAGCACCGGCAGCCAACCTTTCAAATACATTAGGCGGACGTCTTCCGGGTGTATCAACGGTACAGTCCAGCGGAGAACCAGGATATGACGGCTCTGCCATTCGTATCCGTGGAACCAACTCCTTGGGTAACAGCAACGCACTGATCGTTGTGGATGGTGTTCCTAACCGTAGTGGTGGTTTGGACCGTATCAATCCGGCTGATATCGAAAGTATCTCAGTATTGAAAGATGCTGCTGCTGCAATTTACGGTTCACGCGCCGGTAACGGGGTTATCCTGATTACTACCAAACGCGGTAAAACTGGTAAACCACAATTGTCGTACGACATGAACTTCGGTTTGTCACAACCAACACGTACGCCTGAAATGTCAAATGCATCTGAGTATGCCACGATCCGTAATGAATTGCAGATCTACGACAACCTTCCGGTTGGCGAATGGCAAGGGGCATTAACCGGCTTTAACACAACAGGTTCTTACAAAAGAGTTGACAACGGAAACGTGATCAATGCCGTGTTCAGCCCGGATGATATGAAGAAATTCGCGGACGGTACCGATCCTTTCCTGCATCCAAATACAGACTGGTATGGTTCAGTTCTTAGAAATTGGGCTCCTCAGCAACGTCATAATGTGCAGCTGACAGGTGGTAGCGAGAACATTAAATACCTTGCTTCGTTGGGCCACATCAATCAGGATGGTTACTATGTCAACTCTGCAACGGGTTACAAGCAGTATGATATGCGTATCAACCTTGATACCAAGATCAACAAATATGTAACTGCAAATCTCGGCCTTACACTGCGTGAGGAATTCCGTCACTTCCCTTCCGGTGGTAACGGTGCGGGTGCAATTTTCCGGATGTTGATGCGTGGTAAGCCTACAGAAATCGCTATCTGGCCAGACGGTCGTCCGGGCCCGGATATCGAAAATGGTCAGAACCCAGCTGTTATCACTACCAATACAACTGGTTATAACAATGACAAAAGAGACTATATCCAAACAAACGGAGGTCTTGAAATTCAGATTCCAGGTATTACCGGCTTGAAAGTCAATGTGATGGCAGCTTTGGATAAGCAGCACCGCCGCCAGAAAAACTTTGAAACTCCCTGGACATTGTATTTCTGGGACAAAAAGACTTACGAAGCGGATGGAAAAACTCCTTTCCTGACTGGAACCGTACGTTCTACATTCAAAGATCCACGCTTGACAGAGAGCTCGTCACAGGAATTATCTGTTCAGCTGACAGGTCAGGTTTCTTATGAAAAGACCTTCGGCGGACATAATTTTAACGTAATGGGTGGTATCCAACGTGAGAAAGTGGACGGAGACGGTTTCTTCGCTTTCCGCCGCTATTTTATCTCTCCGGTTGTGGATCAGCTTTTCGCTGGTGGAACTGCTGAACAAAACATCGGTAACATTGACCTCTTCAGAAGAGCACGTTTAAGTTATTTCGGACGTGCAGGTTACAACTTTAAAGAAAAATACCTTGCTGAATTCCTTTGGCGTGTAGATGGCTCATACGTGTTCCCAAAACAAGGTCGTTTCGGCTTCTTCCCTGGGGTATCTGCCGGATGGAGAATTTCGGAAGAAGGTTTCTGGAAAAACAGCGTTTCACGTTACGTGAACAATGTCAAAATCCGTGGTTCATGGGGACAAATGGGTGCTGAGCCTTACTTCCTTGGAACCGAGAGCCTGGCGGAATATCAATACTTGTCAACAATGGGCTTTGGTAGCTACATTATCAACGATCAGGTGGCGAAAACCTTACTTGAATCACGTGTGGCCAACAACAGCTTCACATGGGAAGTTGCGAACAACTCTAACTTCGGTATCGAAGGAACATTGCTGAACGATAAGTTGGCATTCGAATTTGACTACTTTGTTAACAACCGTTCTAACATCCTGATCCCAAAAGTAGGTTCTACTCCTTCATCTGCTGGTATCGACGGAAAACTTCCTCCTCAAAACTTGGGTAAACTGCAAAACAAAGGATGGGAATTCAAAGTTAGCTACGATAACAACATCGACGATTTCACCTACTCTGTTAGTGTAAATGGTGGTTATGCTAAAAATAAGATCAAGTTCTGGGATGAAACTCCGGGAGCACCTTCTTATCAGCGTTCAACCGGAATGCCTTACGGTTCTTTCCTTGTTTACCAATTCGACGGTGTGTTTAAAGATCAAGGCGAAGTCGATGCCAATAAACTTGATTACTCACCAATTACAGGAAACCTGAGACCTGGCGATATGAAATTTCAGGATATAAATGGTGACGGCAAAATCAGTGCTGATGACCGTATCCGTTCTGAAAAAGTACAACGTCCATGGTTTACTGGTGGTGCTTCTATCAACCTGGGCTACAAATCATTCGATTTGTCAGTTTTGATGCAGGGAACATTGGGCGGCTTGCAGCTGGTGGGTCTGACAGAATCAGGTGACATTGGAAACTATCTGAAGTATGACTATGATCACCGCTGGACTATTGACAATCCTACCAACGATTACCCACGTTTGACCAACCGTAACAACCGTTACTACACCAACACAGGTCAGGCTGGTTTCAACAATTACTTCCTGAAAAGCAACAACTATCTCCGTGTTAAAAACATCGAATTGGGATACAACCTGCCTTCGGAAATCGGTTCGAAAATTGGTTTGGGTAGTTTCAGAGTTTACGTAAACGGTCTTAACCTGTTCACCTTTGATAAAATCAAGGTTTGGGATCCTGAGGCAACTACTAACAGTGGCCAGTACTATCCTCAGTCAAGAGTTATCAACGCAGGTATCCGTGTAGCATTTTAA